From the Theobroma cacao cultivar B97-61/B2 chromosome 2, Criollo_cocoa_genome_V2, whole genome shotgun sequence genome, one window contains:
- the LOC18609648 gene encoding regulator of G-protein signaling 1, whose protein sequence is MATCAVHGGCPSDYVAVSIAIFCVILLIVKSTLPFLIHKDKVPSGKGSAFWIPVIQVIASFTFLLSILMSVNFLKYKKKHWWLSCYVWAVWVEGPLGFGLLMSCRIAQAFQLYYVFVKRRLPPIRSHIFLPLILLPWIAGAALIHVKKPLNYRCHMQTYWIIPVVCLHTLYVAVLVMFTGAIRHIEFRFDELRDLWQGILVSASLIGVWVSAYILNEVHDDISWLQVASRFLLLITASILVLVFFSISISQPLLSQISLRKREPLEFKTMGQALGIPDSGLLLQREQAVVIDPNEPLDKLLLNKRFRQSFLAFADSCLAGESVHFFEEVHELGTIPIDDPVRRIYMTRHIINKYIIAGAAMEVNISHRIRQDILTTTDLTHPDLFNNALNELMQLMKTNLAKDYWSSMYFIRFKEEASVRSNGHEMEHTTGYNFSPRLSSVHATDDPFHQDPFSRGSSHDSHDSYP, encoded by the exons ATGGCAACCTGTGCCGTTCATGGTGGCTGCCCCTCCGACTATGTGGCCGTTTCCATAGCCATCTTCTGCGTGATTTT ACTCATTGTGAAGTCAACTTTGCCGTTTTTAATACACAAGGACAAGGTTCCCAGCGGAAAAGGCAGTGCCTTTTGGATTCCAGTCATTCAAGTCATTGCCAGCTTCACCTTTCTGCTATCAATATTG ATGTCAGTTAATTTCCTCAAATACAAAAAGAAGCATTGGTGGCTGTCTTGCTATGTTTGGGCAG TATGGGTTGAAGGTCCACTTGGATTTGGTTTGTTGATGAGCTGCCGCATAGCACAGGCCTTCCAACTATACTATGTATTTGTCAA GAGACGTTTACCACCAATTAGATCTCATATTTTTCTTCCACTTATTCTCTTGCCATGGATTGCTGGCGCTGCAC TTATTCACGTGAAGAAGCCTCTCAATTACAGATGTCACATGCAAACTTACTGGATAATCCCAGTTGTATGTCTCCACACGTTGTATGTCGCTGTTTTAGTCATGTTCACAGGGGCAATTCGGCACATAGAGTTTAGGTTTGATGAACTCAGAGACCTGTGGCAGGGAATACTCGTCTCAGCCTCACTtattg GAGTTTGGGTTTCTGCTTACATCTTGAATGAAGTTCATGATGATATCTCATGGCTTCAAGTTGCCTCCAGATTTCTGCTTTTAATTACA GCCAGCATTCTCGTACTGGTATTCTTTTCCATATCAATTTCACAGCCTCTGCTCTCACAAATTAGCTTGAGAAAAAGGGAACCTCTAGAATTCAAAACCATGGGTCAAGCTCTGGGCATACCAGATAGTGGACTGCTATTGCAAAGAGAACAAGCTGTTGTCATTGATCCTAATGAACCATTGGATAAGCTTCTTCTGAACAAAAGATTCCGTCAGTCTTTTCTGGCATTTGCAGACAG TTGTTTGGCTGGGGAAAGTGTGCATTTCTTTGAAGAGGTGCATGAGCTGGGAACAATTCCAATAGATGACCCTGTAAGAAGGATCTACATGACACGACatatcatcaataaatacATAATTGCAG GTGCAGCAATGGAAGTTAACATATCTCATAGAATCCGGCAAGATATTTTGACCACCACGGATCTGACACATCCTGATCTCTTTAACAATGCCCTAAATGAACTGATGCAGTTGATGAAAACG AACTTGGCAAAAGATTACTGGTCATCCATGTACTTCATCAGATTCAAAGAAGAAGCCAGCGTGAGATCTAATGGCCATGAGATGGAACACACTACAGGATATAACTTCTCTCCCAGGTTGAGTTCTGTTCATGCCACTGATGATCCCTTTCACCAGGACCCATTTTCACGGGGTTCTAGCCACGATAGTCATGATTCATATCCATAA
- the LOC18609647 gene encoding very-long-chain 3-oxoacyl-CoA reductase-like protein At1g24470, with protein sequence MQPTWLLLLSFLGFLSLLKHSISLLKWVFDTIFRASKNLNKYGSWALVTGATDGIGKAFARQLAQQGLNLILVSRNSNKLKTVLNEIRAELPHIKIRDVAHDFSSDVTTGVKLIEEAIKEVEVGVLINNVGVTYPGAMFFDEVDEKVWMEVVRVNLEATTWVTRAVLPGMLNRKRGAIVNIGSGASIVVPSHPLYTIYAATKAYVDQLSRSLYVEYKLCGIDVQCQVPLYVATNLASKVALIEKSSWLVPTPKDYAEAGIRHIGYEPRCTPYWSHSIQWCFARLLPDALLDAWRLSVGIRRRGDLVA encoded by the exons ATGCAACCCACCTGGTTGCTTCTTCTCTCATTTTTAGGCTTCCTCTCCCTCCTTAAGCATTCCATCTCCCTCCTAAAATGGGTTTTCGACACAATTTTCAGAGCCTCCAAGAACCTCAACAAGTACGGCTCATGGGCTCTCGTCACTGGAGCCACTGATGGCATAGGGAAAGCCTTTGCACGCCAACTAGCCCAGCAAGGCCTCAACCTGATACTGGTCAGCAGGAACTCGaacaagttgaaaacagttttGAATGAAATCCGAGCAGAACTTCCCCACATCAAGATCAGGGATGTGGCCCATGATTTCTCCAGCGATGTAACGACGGGTGTCAAGTTGATAGAAGAGGCTATCAAGGAGGTGGAAGTTGGTGTGTTGATCAACAATGTGGGGGTAACGTACCCGGGAGCCATGTTCTTCGACGAGGTGGATGAGAAAGTGTGGATGGAAGTTGTAAGGGTGAACTTGGAAGCGACTACGTGGGTCACACGGGCGGTGCTACCAGGGATGCTAAACAGGAAGCGTGGTGCGATTGTCAATATCGGGTCTGGAGCTTCCATCGTTGTGCCTTCACATCCTCTCTACACGATCTATGCCGCTACGAAAGC TTACGTTGATCAGTTATCGCGATCTCTTTATGTGGAATACAAGCTATGTGGCATTGATGTGCAGTGTCAG GTGCCGCTATACGTGGCAACAAATTTGGCATCCAAGGTAGCACTAATTGAAAAATCATCGTGGTTGGTGCCGACGCCGAAAGATTACGCGGAAGCCGGGATCCGCCACATCGGCTACGAACCGCGGTGCACGCCCTATTGGTCTCACTCCATACAGTGGTGTTTTGCGCGCTTGCTACCAGATGCTCTTCTTGATGCTTGGCGTCTGTCTGTAGGCATCCGTAGGAGAGGGGACCTTGTTGcctaa